ACTCTCTTTCACCTCCATTTGAATCTTAAGTAATCAAGATTCttcaaagaaacaaaagatTGTGTTTGGACGGTGAGAAACAGCAAAACCTAGATCTTGATCTATATAGTAATACTCAAATAAGAGGACAAAGTAACACTCACGGTGAGAAAGATCATGCGAGATCTGTACTTCTGAAAACGACTTGAAGAAAGAAAACCCTTGTCAGGAGTTAGGAAGATGATTCGGGCTTTCTGGTTGTGGCTCGTTGATGTATACGTTCGTACCAGTTCGGTTCGTTGAGGACGCGCCGACACTAACACGTGTCAAGGTGGGGTACGTTAGATGGATCAAGGTTCGTACTTCAGATGAGCTAAATCTATAGTGATGAAGAAGGTGGtgaaaaggagagagagaaggagacaGATAGTTTCGTTGAACGTTAGTTGAGTTTATAAAGCTCTTTGAAAGTTGGTTGGGAAATGCGGCCAAAGGAACGACGACGCTTTGTTGTTTTGTTGAAGCACCAGCGACCAAAGGGACTTTTGGTTGTTGAGACACACGCACGAGCTTGTTCTGTTCGAAGTTAAACACGTGAACTGAGCCATACCACCTTATTATTAGTACAATAACCTGAGCTCAATCGTATCGAACCTAAACCGgtttatttctttgttcttatCCCAATttccatattatataattaaacgtGGATTATTATAGGGAACCgaaactaaaaatattgttaatgcACTAATCTAAGAGAATAAAATATCTCAATAAAATGAGTTTTCAACGGAAGCATTTAACAATTGTTAGATTGAAGTTTCAACAACTATTAGTGTTGACATTATCAACAGTCTAACAACACAGTTTGTTAGGTTAGATAAGAGTTATTAAAAAAGTTGGTTAAGCTTTATCAATGTTACATAAATACACTTGCACAAAGTTATCGCGTTTCATTAAGAATTCTGTTTTCTGTGGAAATCCTATTGGTAGTGGTTGTTAAAGGTCTATTAATACTTCCAAAATGTGGAAGTCATATTTAACATAAATCTTTTATTTAATGCAATGGAACTATTGGACGTGTGTGataaaattgatataataattctgtaactaaaaaaatactatttcccatattttataacttgtttCTTATACCCTAAACATTATTTGATAAGTGTTTGTCATGTGTCATCactttgattttgaaaaaataaattatggtCTCACATACATGACTTAAAGCTAATTGTTACTCTAACATTTATATTTAGTgttggtttatatttttaataagtttttgttaaaatagtaataactcatagatctttattaatatagtaacaaacaatataatagtaaaaatagaaatataatactttctctgtatcattttaagtggtttataaaatttttgttttgtttcattataaatAATGTTCTCATAATTctagataaaattaaatatcgTTTGAAAtttctgatcagttatgaatttttacatatttttattggttaaactagttttatttaatgttgtTTTATGTAATTAAGATAAATTACatagaatttgttttttttcttaatatttatgtaaaaaccttaaacataTATAGAATAagtattattttacatttttcgaaatattattttattctactTTTATGATTATATAACTTTTATCACTAAAACAAATCTTCAAAATTTATGCAGTTTTTTAAAACTGTAATTTCCTAATCCATGTGCTATTAGTTTCTTCTTAACATCtacaaatttttgaaatatttttagttttacatttCGATAATAATGTATCTAATaaaattttctcttaattttatagaatttgatttaGTATTCactttgttttataatatatgatatttttatttattatacaaaaattaagaaatttacATTCTATCAAAAGCActtgtaaaaaatataatttaaaataattcagctaattataaaaatacaataaaatttattaatagaatagtttttaataaagttaaagttaacactaaaatctcaaaacatctTACATTTTGAAACAATATAATCCTTgtataacattatatatattttaaaaatagaaagagTATAGTTTAAccaaaaatagattaaaaaattcTTCCAAgcttataaattttcaaaatatacatatatactattaaatataaaattcaataaaaattattcattttattttaatttttatatataataaaattaaaatttagaattatatattaaaaataataaaatctaaaaactaacaaaactttatttttaaaatctaaaaactaacaAAACTTTGTTTTTAAAACTAACAAATCATTTTCTAGTGTCTACCAGCTCTTcgagttttttgtttttttacagattacaattatataaatacattaaaaaatcaaataacacTCCTCTCTGTTTTCAAAGAATTTATTCCGAAGAGTTTTTGCATTCTATCTTTTAGAATTTAGAGGATGATTGGTTCTTGATTTGGAGATCGTCGCCATTGAAGAGCTCCAGCTCAATAAACCCCAAggttttatagaaaaaaatgcATAAAGAAACTTGTAACTCTCGACTCTCTTATTTAGTCATTTAAATGTCTAACTTCAAAGACTCTAAACAAAAAGGAGTCTTTCCCTTGAGCTGGTGCCAGCTCCTACTAAATTACTAATTCATTTCTTCACTCCTTTCTTCTCAGATTACCAAGTACTCATGATCACATCAGTTGAACGTTTGGCTGGCCTCACTTTCTTGTACTCCTGGCCCGCTTCTcttcttattttgtttttggtgtTCTTGTTAACTCAATCACTCTCTGTTTGGTAATCACTTGTGTTTTATCTTTAATACAAGTTTTCTCTTCTCTCACGTTTGTCTTTGTTGTcgtagagagagaagagagtttATCTTTGTTTGTCTACATTGTTACTTTTTCCAACTCTTTTCTTATTAGAAGTGGATTCATTCTTACAAAACCACATACACATACTTGTAGTTTTCTCACTAACTACTATTACACACACCTTACCTCTACTAATAATTCCTTACAACTCTATCTAGCTAGACTTAAACTAATACTCAACTCCTCCTTGTTGGCTTAACTAGACTAACTAGACTTTACTTCTTGACTTTAACTTTTGTGACCTAAGTCACAACTCAACTCCTCTTTAGCATTTTTGTTggctcgtcttcttcttcatggtTGACTTGCAATACaagctttcttttcttcttttgttattgtgctttcttcttctactttcacctcttttgtatattttaatcgAAGGTTGAATTCCAACATCTGGTCGAAGTTCAGAGGCCACTTCTAGTCGTGCGGTTCCAGCTCAATAACTGCCATGTGGTGGGCGTATCTTCAACATCTTAGATAATGAATAATGCTAATATATCATTATCTATACCAATATTTAGTATATCAAATGTTCTAATGTATATATGGTGGAAGTTACAGGTTATAGCCAGCCTTGGGTGTATTAAGGATCTCTCTCATATTTTGTTAATGAGTACTATACTTAAAAAATCTTGATAAGCTTGAGAAACCAAGTGATGATCTTCCCATTCATCTCTATACGTCTCCGGATGCTTCATCACCCGCATAAAACTCGTCAAACACATCTCTTTCCTCCATTTTTCAGTTCCTGAGCACCCACATTGCGAAGCCAACCAATCAAAGTACTCAAACTGCCAAAAAGTGCAAGCAAACACAGAGAAAATAGTACATTGTTGTATAGGCTTTGGTCTCACAGCAGAAACAGAAGTTACAGAGTTTCTTACTTGTGAAAGGCCTAGATAGTGAGTATATCGCTTAGGAATCCCTTGTGCTTCAAGTGTGTCATAAAAGGTTTTGATTTCCACCATCATATCTTCTTTTGAAGGAAGCATGATCCGACCCGATAAAACACCAGAAATCCACTTGCTTTGCAGCTCAAACAAATGGAACGGTAAAACctggaaaaaataaaatcagatcTGTTATTATGATGttgaaatacaaagaaaaggGGAAGTGAGCTTTGTACCTTCCAAGCTATACCGATGAAGGAGAGCGACGGTGCAAATGCTGGAGAGAAGACGTGTTTGTACAATGGTCCAACACTGTTATCATCTACTGCAACACTTCCACTGGTTTCAAGAAATGGGAAGTGATACTTATACCCAGTGCAATGCATAATAACATCGGCTAAAACCGTTTTCCCGTTCTGAAAAACCACTGAACCATCCTCCTGCACACGCTCAATCTACATGGCAttcaagaaaacataaaactttTTACTCCTGAGATAAATGAATTAACGGTAAAGTGTAGGCTCACCACTGAATGCATCCACAGATTAGTATGACCATTCTGTTTGATAAATGTATCAGCTGTATTTGACCAAGAAGCCACATGAACCTCTTTGGCAACTCCAGCAACGTCCCTGCTTATATCAACAGCACTTGAAGAGCTTCCAATAATCACAACAACCTACATAATCAAATGCAATTATATAAATCATCATCTGATCGCAAACTCTTTAGCGAAGTCTTGCAGATACGCAAGAACTTCACCGTGACGTGGAAACCTCCTCGGATCTCTTGACTCTCCGGGTCGAATCACGAAAGGGAAGTCTGTGAATCCCATGCACTCTCGTGGAAGGTTAGTCCGGAGGGAGCGGTAGACGCTCGAGTAGACTATGGGTCGGGTCGGGTCAACGCTTAGCGGATCACGTTCAACGTGATCGGTGTAGTTCCATGTTCCTCCGACGTGTTTCTGTCTCTCGAACACGACCACCGAGTGACCTTCCCGTCGAAGCTCCCTCGCTGCAACGAGACCGGTATTGAAGTTAAACTTGATTTTGGGTTATGCTTAATTATGGGCCAATAAACTCTTATTGGACTAAACCCAAAATTAAGCTCAAATTCTAGAATCCTTCTAGAATTATCATCACCTCCTTAAGTAGAAAAATCTAGAAAATGTAGTAGAAAAATCTAGAgagtaagaaagaaaaatctaGGAAGTAAGGAGATTGTGTAAGAATAATCTAGATATTTGTAAGCTAGTTTAGGAGGCTATAAATACCTCCTCATCCTCTCATTTGTAACAACACAAGAAGTTGAACAAGTGTAATAATAAGAAAGTTCTTAAAGAAATAAAGAGTGTTCTACTCAAAGTTCTCTAAATCTTTTTGAGAGTTCTTCCATAAAATTCTTCATACTTAGAAATTCTCTTGGTTCTTTCGGGTTCTCGGGTATTACGGTCTTGGGCTAGTGCTAAGCACTATCAAGGGTGATTtctttacatggtatcagagccaagcTAATCTTGTGCTCTTCAAGATCGGGTTTTAAAGAGAGCTCGGGTTTATTCTAAGTATGGAATCAACGGGTCGTGTTGTTGGATTGGGAATGGAAATCCTAAACCAATCTAACTACCGGTTATGGAAGTCATGCATGGAGTCATACCTGGTGAGTGAGGACTTATGGGATGTCGTCGGTGGTAACAGCACAACACCACCAAGAGGAAATGCTGCAACCCCGGAAGCGACAAAGGAGTGGACACGGAAGAATGCCAAGGCGGAGTTTGCTTTGAAGAGGTCCATATCTGCAAGCATATTTGAGCATGTCTCAAGGTGTACTTCCGCTAGTTCCATTTGGCAAGCTTTAGATCAATTGTTCAACAAGAAGAATGAGGCTAAGCTACAATTATTAGAGAATGAGCTTGCGAATGCGAAGCAAGGGGAGTCTTCAATTTCAGAGTTCTTCATCAAGGTAAAGAACCTATGCTCTGAGATTAATACTCTAAATCCGGAGGAGTCAATTTCTGAAGCACGGTTGAAACGGTCTATTATTCGAGGTCTACGGCCCGAGTATACACCGTTTGTGACTTCGGTTCAAGGATGGGCTACACAGCCGTCCTTGGAAGAGTTTGAGAATTTGCTAGCTTCGCAAGAGTCATTAGCCATGCAAATGTCAGGAGTTAAAATTACTGATGACTCGGGAAGCGCCTTTGTAGCTCGGAGACAACAAAGCTTCAAGGCGAAAAACAAAGATGGAGGTTCAAGACACAATGATGGAAGTGAAAGATCTTCCATGGATAAGAAAAAGTTCAAGTGCTACCGGTGTGGAAAGCTTGGGCATTTCAAAAGAGATTGTCGAGTCAAGTTGAAGGAAACAAATATGGTGGAGTCAAAAACTCATATTGAAGACGAAGAATGGGGGAAATGTTTCACGGTGGAGGCTACACATCCAGGTACACTCACAACTAAGAACTTGAGAAATGACTGGATCGTAGACTCGGGTTGTAGCCATCATATTACCGGAGACGAGAAGTTATTTTCTAGTCTTCAACGTCATGATGGGAAAGAAGCTATTATTACTGCCGATAATTCTATCCATCGAGTTGAGAAGGAAGGGACTGTTGTCATTAAAGGAGATGATGAAGAGCCGATCACCCTCAAGAATGTGTACCATGTCCCTGGAGTAAAGAAAAATCTTCTTTCGGTGGTGAATGCGGTTGACTCAGGTAACTATGTTCTATTTGGCCCAAGAGACGTTAAGTTCTTAAGGAATATTAAAGAATTAAAGGCGGATGTTGTTCACACTGGAGCACGCGTCAAAGATTTGTACGTTTTATCGGTCTCACACGCCTATGTGGAAAAGATGAGTACAAATGACAATGCTTCCATCTGGCATGCAAGACTTGGCCATATAAATATGACCAAGCTTAAAGTCATGGTGAATAAAGACTTGGTTCATGGGCTTCCAAAGTTAAAGATTCAAGATGGAGGAAAAATTTGTGAAGGTTGTCAATATGGAAAGTCACATAGACTTCCATTTGATCATTCAACCTCAAGATGCAGTGGTCCATTGGAGAAGGTCCATAGTGATTTGATGGGTCCAACGAGAACATCCTCCTATTCCGGGTTTCGCTACATGTTGCTGTTCGTAGATGATTTCTCAAGGTACACTTGGGTATACTTTGTGAAGGAGAAATCAGAAGTATTTCAAAAGTTCCAAGAATTCAAGGTCACCGTGGAAGGAGAATTTGGTCGAAAGCTGAAGGCTCTAAGGAcggataatggaggagagtttATGTCAAAGGAGTTTCTCTCTTTTTGCCAAAAAGAAGGTATTAAGAGAGAATTTACATGTCCATatacacctcaacaaaatggagtaGCAGAAAGAAAAATTAGACATCTAACCGAGACGTGCAGAAGCTGGCTACATGATAAGAATTTGCCTAAGGCCTTATGGGCAGAAGGCATGAGATGCGCAGCCTATGTCATCAACCGAATGCCACTCAGTCCAAACAACATGAAGTCACCTTACGAGATGATTCACAGGAAGAAGCCAACGGTGAAGCATCTCAGGATATTTGGATCAGTCTGCTACGTCCATGTGTTTGACTCTCAAAGAACAAAGTTGGAAGCAAAGGCAAAGAAGTGTATCTTTGTCGGTTACGATGAACAACGGAAGGGCTGGAGGTGTATGGATCCAGAGACACATAAATACACAGTGTCTCGTGATGTTGTCTTTGACGAAGTTTCATCCTACTATGGACCACATCAAGTCTTAGATGAGCAAGATGGTTCAAGTTCCTCTAAGACTGATGAACAAATTATTCAAGTTTCAAGTGATAATGAAAGCTTTGAAAAGGAGACTCAAGGTGAAAGGGGGAGCATTGAccaagatgaagaagaggagcaTGATCATGGTTCTCTCGCCAATCAACGACCGAAAAGGAACATCGTCAAACCTGCTCGGTTCAGAGATGAAAGGTTCGTCACCACTTACTCTTGTTACTTTGCAGCTCCTCTAGATGAAGATGAACCATCATCTTATGAAGAAGCAAAAGGAGTTGAGGAATGGATGACCGCAATGAAGGAGGAGATTGATGCTCTtatgaaaaatgaaacttggaATTTGGTTCCAAAACCCAAAGATGCCCAGCCTGTTTCTTGTAAATGGGTGTATCGACTAAAGCGAAAGGCAGACGGAAGCATTGATAGATACAAAGCAAGGTTGGTTGCTCGAGGGTTCTCTCAGAAGTACGGAGAAGATTATGATGAGACCTTCAGTCCAGTAGCAAAGATGACTACGGTACGCTCACTCTTATCTTTAGCTGCAAGCTTTGGATGGAAATTATGGCAGTtagatgtgaagaatgcttttctcTATGGTGAGCTtgataaagaaatatttatggAGCAACCACCTGGTTTTGAATCACAAGAGTATCCTAACCATGTGTGCAAGTTGAAGAAGGCCTTGTACGGGCTAAAACAAGCTCCACGAGCTTGGTATGGAAAGCTTGCTCAATTTCTTCAATTTTGCGGTTATATGGCATCAAGTGCTGATCCAAGCCTATTCTTCAAGAAAAGTGGAAGAGTTCACGTAGTAGTTCTCCTCTACGTGGATGATATGATCATCACTGGAAATGACAATGCTGAAATTGCTCGTCTACAAGAGGATATGTCGGTGAGGTTTGAGATGAAGAAGTTAGGCGAGCTGAACCACTTTCTTGGTCTAGAGGTCGAAAGGTTAAAGGATGGAATATTTATCGGTCAACAAAGTTATGCAAGAAGGATTGTTGACAAGTTTGGAGTACATCAAGGAAAGGTACGTTCTACTCCATTGGATGCTAACATAAGGCTCAAACGTGATGAAGGATCCTTGTTAGCCAATCCCCAACCTTATCGGTCTCTTGTTGGAAGTCTTCTATACTTAACCATTACAAGACCAGATATTGCCTTCGCGGTTGGTCTTGTAAGCCGGTTTATGCAGGAACCAAGGAAGCCACACCTAGAAGCAGCAAAGAAGATATTGAAGTATGTGAAGACAACTCTTGGAATGGGACTGATGTACAAGTATAATGCCAAGGTTTCTCTTCACGGTTTCACAGATGCTGACTTTGGTGGAGATTTAGATGATAGAAAATCAACTTCGGGGTTTGTGTTCTTATGTGGAGACACAAGCATTTCATGGTGCAGCAAGAAGCAAGCAACGGTGTCTTTGTCTACTACTGAAGCTGAGTATAAAGCTTCAACACTTGCAGCCCAAGAATGTATATGGCTTCGAAAACTCCTTGAAGACTTGTTTCAGCCAATCAATAAATCAGTTACCATCTATGGAGACAATCAAAGTGCCATCAAGCTGGCCAATAATCCAGTGTTCCATGGaaggacgaagcacattgaATTGGAACATCATTTCATAAGAGAAAAGGTGCTTGATGGAACAATAGAAGCATTGGAGGTTCGAAGCGAGGACAACAttgctgatatcttcaccaagtcACTACCAAAAGGTCAGTTCGAGATACTTCGTTCGAAGCTCGGAATGGTGGACAAAATCAAGTTTAAGGGGGAGTATTGAAGTTAAACTTGATTTTGGGTTATGCTTAATTATGGGCCAATAAACTCTTATTGGACTAAACCCAAAATTAAGCTCAAATTCTAGAATCCTTCTAGAATTATCATCACCTCCTTAAGTAGAAAAATCTAGAAAATGTAGTAGAAAAATCTAGAgagtaagaaagaaaaatctaGGAAGTAAGGAGATTGTGTAAGAATAATCTAGATATTTGTAAGCTAGTTTAGGAGGCTATAAATACCTCCTCATCCTCTCATTTGTAACAACACAAGAAGTTGAACAAGTGTAATAATAAGAAAGTTCTTAAAGAAATAAAGAGTGTTCTACTCAAAGTTCTCTAAATCTTTTTGAGAGTTCTTCCATAAAATTCTTCATACTTAGAAATTCTCTTGGTTCTTTCGGGTTCTCGGGTATTACGGTCTTGGGCTAGTGCTAAGCACTATCAAGGGTGATTTCTTTACAACCGGCAGCTCCAGCTCCGATAACGGCCACGTGGCGGGATAATAGTGATGAAGAGGAGGATGCCATTTGGATTATTCTTGAGTCAACCGTGCCGAGTACTGTGGTTAAAATGGTGACGGCTCCAGCACCGATTGTTGGATCAATTATTCAAGGTCAATGTgcttttaaattgaaaaaataaaaagtctgcTGGATTTAACGAGAACAAAAGGGAAATATCCCACATGGTGTAAAAAAGAGATGTATATCCACTGTTTAAATGGTTCAGAGAGAAAGATGGCTCCCCAATTGCACGTTGCCGCCCTGGCCGGCTCGCAGTGGATTTGAGCTTGGACTTGGGTCTCCGGTCGaataaggagagagagagagagagaaggagacaGATGGTTTCGTTGAACGTTAGTTGAGTTTATAAAGCCTTTTGAAAGTTGGTTGGGAAATGCGGCCAAAGGAACGACGacgttttgttgttttgttgaaGCACCGGCGACCAAAGGCACTGTTGGTTGTTGAGACACACGCACGAGCTTGTTCTGTTCGAAGTTAAACACGTGAACTGAGCCATACCACCTTATCATTAATAGAATAACCTGAGCTCAATCGTACCGAATCTAAAccagtttatttattttttaaaaaccggtttatttctttgttcttatCCCAGTttccatattatataattaaacgtGGATTATTATAGGGAAAccgaaactaaaatattattaatgcaTGATCTAAGAGGATAAAATATCtcaataaaatgatttttcaaTGGAAGCATTTAACAATTGTTAGATTGAAGTTTCAACAACTATTAGTGTTGACATTATTAACAGTCTTACAAACAACACAGTTTGTTAGGTTAGATAAGAGTTATTAAAAAAGTTGGTTAAGCTTTATCAATGTTACATAAATACACTTGCACAAAGTTATCGCGTTTCATTAAGAATTCTGTTTTCTGTGGAAATCCTATTGGAAGTGTGGTTGTTAAAGGTCTATTAATACTTCCAAAATTTGGAAGTCATATTTAGcataattcttttatttaatgCAATGGAACTATTGGACGTGTTGTGataaaattgatataataattatgtaactaaaaatactattttcccatattttataacttgtttCTTATACCCTAAACATTATTGTGTTTGTCATGTGTCTTCagtttgattttgaaaaaaatatattatggtcTGACATACGAACAATAATGACATGACTTAAAGCTAATCGTAAcattaacaattatatttagtactgatttacatttttaataagtttttttaatacaatggtaataactcattgatcattattaatatagtaataaacaatataataatacgaataaaaataacaatattttacaattttgaaatattaatttatttacttttataagtatatatttttattactaaaacaaaTATTCAACATTTTATGCAGTTTTaattgtaattttctaatccatatactattagtttattcttaatatctaaattttttgaaatacttttttttattttacgttttgataataatataccaaacaaaattttattaattttatagagTTTGATTTAATGTTAACTTTGTTTCATAAGATGATGTTTGGTTTAttacacaaagattaaaaaattgcATTCCTATAAAAAGcacttctaaaaaatataatttaaaaattattcaattcatttataaaatattatcaaaacttatttattgaacagtttccaataaaatatcttatattttgaaacaatataATCCTTGtaaaacatcatatatattttgaaagagagagagagggagtatattttgaacagaaatagataaaaaatatttccaagattataaaacttttaaatatacatacatattattaaatataaaactaaataaaaattagttatcttattttaattttataataattaaattaaaattttatattaaatatttaagaaaataatatagagaaaaactaaaaactatcaaaactttatttaaattttaaaactcttatttttgtatattgtgCAGGAAAACACTTATTAGACAGTGGCACATAAGAATTGTTAATAGTTTATAGTGTCTATCAGCTCTTCGAGTTTGTTTTTTACAAATACAATTctataaatacattaaaaaattaaatatcacttattttttctgttttcaaaTAGAGAATTTAATCCGAAGAGTTTTTGCATTCCATCTTTTAGTATTTAGAGAATGATTGGTTCTTGATGTGGATGCTGTCCACGGTACTATTTAAGTCGACAATATAAATTACAAAGCAATcagattttatttaagaaaaactcTTCAGAACAATCCCCTATCCCCTAGTCCCCTAGTAGACATTATTTGTGCAGTGATTTGTACATGTGTCATCATTACGATTACTCTTaataaaaaatgatgacatggtttaaaagaaatatgacaTGATATCGAACTAATTGTGACatgtaaaattttctatattaagatttatgtttttggtaagatttcttaaatatgataattactattttctatATACGAATTCATATTTTTGTCAAAGTTTCgtaatatattaataactaataaattttatatcaaaaatattatttctctACAAGTATccattttggtaaaattttagaaatatagtaatactaataaattttctctatctattaaaataatataattatatatataaatactagttATAATTTCTTTACCATcaatttatgaatcatatttttattattaaaataagtgtagttataattatatatttatcaacttatatatgttatttatattaatgtgtatatttattagaaataatttaaaataaaagttaactaaataaattataatatgaataaaataactcttaaaatatttaactattactattattacaatttaaataaaataaaattaaaaagttaaagtaagcttgaattaataaatttataaaattacattacGGTTTtactttcaactaattaaattttaattttaatactgaaaattgaaaaattgtttatataaaattattttaaaaattttcacaTCTGCGCATGGCACAACCAAACTCCTAGTTTAATGTTGAAACGTGGAGACAAATGTTTTAGAAAACTAAATACATACAACCCATCTTTTTGCTCCAAAAGAAAacgtaatatttatttttactttaattttttaaaataagataaataacaaaatcctagctgtaatatatatatatatatatgtagtacTGAGACTAAAGTGAAAATGTACTGTACTCATCTattcttcttttatttattttattgataaattaattaattcatTAGTTAACAATAATCTGGTgcatttttaatagtttttatcaACAATGCACTATTTTATCATACTACCGTATATGATTCTAAGGAGAATccattattattaattatgaaaGGATTGTGATAATATTGTAATGGATTtatgaaatgttttttattaaatatattattaatttttaatatgaaaatatgttttattaaaaaacttaaaatggtTATTTctagaaattttataaaactttattcaaaaagtaaaatattataattttattgcatatttattaaaatattatctaatttACGTATATAATACTATACCACTTAATTATTCCAATCATGCTTTATAAAAAAGCTACAGCTTAAATCTTACCGCTAAATCAAAAAATTCTACATCAGCCAAATCTAcaactaaattaaaaaatttaaagctTTAATCTACAGCAAAAAAACCTTAAAACTAGAGTATTTACCAATTGGCCCCTTAGAAACATGTTTGCTAATAGACATCTTTAATAGTTCATTctattttattctttaaaataaaataattttataataaagttgAATTTTACTTCAGTGGTATTCCAATTAATTTAGAGTGAAAATAGAGTGAT
This genomic stretch from Raphanus sativus cultivar WK10039 chromosome 3, ASM80110v3, whole genome shotgun sequence harbors:
- the LOC108838400 gene encoding flavin-containing monooxygenase FMO GS-OX-like 4, with the translated sequence MTSITARELRREGHSVVVFERQKHVGGTWNYTDHVERDPLSVDPTRPIVYSSVYRSLRTNLPRECMGFTDFPFVIRPGESRDPRRFPRHGEVVVIIGSSSSAVDISRDVAGVAKEVHVASWSNTADTFIKQNGHTNLWMHSVIERVQEDGSVVFQNGKTVLADVIMHCTGYKYHFPFLETSGSVAVDDNSVGPLYKHVFSPAFAPSLSFIGIAWKVLPFHLFELQSKWISGVLSGRIMLPSKEDMMVEIKTFYDTLEAQGIPKRYTHYLGLSQFEYFDWLASQCGCSGTEKWRKEMCLTSFMRVMKHPETYRDEWEDHHLVSQAYQDFLSIVLINKI